GGCTGAATATTGGGACCTGACCGAGCAGATTTTCAACGACATCGTGGTCTTCACGGCCAAACCGATCCGCGAGAAGTCTCAAAAGCACCACGGGGCAAACTTTACCGTGAAGCATGTCGCAGTCGAGCGATTGTTCGGAACGAAGGCGGTCTGGCGGGGGCAGAGCAAGGTTCTCGTTTCCGACTTGCAGCGCACCATCGTCGATATGCTCGACGATCCGTCCGTTGGCGGCGGCATCCAGCATGTTGCGGATTGCCTCGCCGAGTATCTTCGCCGGAACGACCGCAACGACACGCAGTTGCTGGCCTATATCGAACAGCTTGGAAACGGTGCTGTATTCAAGCGTCTCGGCTTTCTCGCCGAAGATAGCGCAAGCGCCGAATGGTTGGTCGAGCAATGCAGGTCACGGCTGACCAAGGGCAATGTCAAGATTGACCCAAGCCTTGACTGTCCCCGCATGGTGACGCGCTGGCGCTTGCGGATTCCCGACTACTGGGTTCAGCGAGGCCGCGCATGATCGAGCGGCGCGAGATACTCGAAACAGCCACGCGCATGTCGCTCACGCCGCATGTCGTGGAGAAGGATTATGTGCTGGGCTGGATGCTGGCTGGCATCAGCGCCCATCCGAGCTTGCGCGACAGTTGGCTGTTTAAAGGCGGAACCTGCCTGAAAAAGTGCTTCTTTGAGACCTACCGCTTCTCTGAAGACCTCGATTTTACCCTTTCCGATGCTGCACATCTGGACGCTGCGTTTCTGACACAGACGTTCAACGAGATCGGCGAATGGATTTACGAGCGGACGGGCATCGAGATTCCGGCCAATCTGCAAACCTTCGATATTTACACTAACCCGCGCGGCTCCGTATCTTGCCAAGGCAAGATCAGTTATCGCGGGCCGGTCGCTACCCGCGATCTTCCTCGCATCAAACTGGACCTGACCGCCGACGAACGGGTCGTGCTGGCTCCTGTGCGAGTAGCTGTATTTCATCCCTATACCGACGCCCCGGCTGAAGGCATCGACGTGCTGGCCTATGCCTATGAGGAATTGTTCGGCGAGAAAGTGAGAGCCTTGGCGGAACGTACCCGCCCGCGCGACCTCTACGATGTGGTCAACCTGTTCAGGAACCACGAGGCGCGGCCACATTCCGCCGTGATGCTCGATGTGCTGCGTCAAAAATGTGAGTTCAAGGGAATTGGAGTGCCGGTACTGGCCGATCTTGAACCGCATCGCGGGGAGCTGGCCAATTTGTGGGAGAATATGCTCGCCCACCAGCTTCCGGCTCTGCCACCTTACGAGAGCTTTTGGGAGGTGCTGCCAGCCTTCTTTGATTGGCTGCACAGCAATGTCGAGCCGGTGATCCCCGCAGCCGTCGCCGTCGGGGCTGGCGACGTTGTATTGCGTCAGCGTGACCTTCGCTTACCCGTGTCGGGCCAGGCACAATCCATCATGGAGATTATTCGTTTCGCCGCGGGCAACCGCCTGCTGGTCGATCTCGATTATCAGGGCTCCACCCGTCGCATCGAGCCATATTCGCTACGCCGCACCCAGAGCGGTGACATTATCCTTCACGCACACAGCGTCGATCGGAACGAACACCGCAGCTACCGTGTGGATCGGATTCAAGGTGCGCGCGTCACGAATACGTCCTTTACGCCGCGCCATCAGGTCGAATTGAGTCCGCAAGGTCCCGTTCTGGCTCCGCCAACAACTGCACAACCACAATCGTCTGCTCCGCGTCAATCCGTAGCCAGAGCGCGCAGCATCGCGCCACGCAAAGCACCCAAG
This genomic window from Sphingobium cloacae contains:
- a CDS encoding type IV toxin-antitoxin system AbiEi family antitoxin domain-containing protein, yielding MEYTDSSSLPEGRQRLTALVGGAGDVISVDDAVRLLHLDRSTAAKTLARWTEQGWLRRVRRGAYVPVTLDTLDSKHVLDDPWVLVPSLFSPGYVGGRTAAEYWDLTEQIFNDIVVFTAKPIREKSQKHHGANFTVKHVAVERLFGTKAVWRGQSKVLVSDLQRTIVDMLDDPSVGGGIQHVADCLAEYLRRNDRNDTQLLAYIEQLGNGAVFKRLGFLAEDSASAEWLVEQCRSRLTKGNVKIDPSLDCPRMVTRWRLRIPDYWVQRGRA
- a CDS encoding nucleotidyl transferase AbiEii/AbiGii toxin family protein; the protein is MIERREILETATRMSLTPHVVEKDYVLGWMLAGISAHPSLRDSWLFKGGTCLKKCFFETYRFSEDLDFTLSDAAHLDAAFLTQTFNEIGEWIYERTGIEIPANLQTFDIYTNPRGSVSCQGKISYRGPVATRDLPRIKLDLTADERVVLAPVRVAVFHPYTDAPAEGIDVLAYAYEELFGEKVRALAERTRPRDLYDVVNLFRNHEARPHSAVMLDVLRQKCEFKGIGVPVLADLEPHRGELANLWENMLAHQLPALPPYESFWEVLPAFFDWLHSNVEPVIPAAVAVGAGDVVLRQRDLRLPVSGQAQSIMEIIRFAAGNRLLVDLDYQGSTRRIEPYSLRRTQSGDIILHAHSVDRNEHRSYRVDRIQGARVTNTSFTPRHQVELSPQGPVLAPPTTAQPQSSAPRQSVARARSIAPRKAPKRAKAFGKPVHIYQCPICNKKFRRDRFDGSLNPHKNQWGGQCSGRTGFFVETKY